The following DNA comes from Quercus robur chromosome 1, dhQueRobu3.1, whole genome shotgun sequence.
AAAGAAAAAGTTGGACTCCAATGAAAAGAACTAAAGGGGAAGGATGCAGAGCTATTCAAGGCATAACAAGCTGCTTATGAACAGGGGAAAAAAGAGACCTCGACCAGTCTTACCCTTTAAATGAGAGACTTAAGTTAAGAGTTTTGCCCCCAAGTTTGGGCCAAAGCTCTGAATGTTGTTGGGGTGGACTCGTCTTTGGAGCTTAAAGACCCATCAAGGATTGTCTATCCTTCTACTCTTAGGGGTGAAGCCAGCTCATCCACTTTGGCATCGAGACCAGCCGAACCAACTTCTCAACCTCCTCCTGAGAAGGAGGGCAATGACAAAGGGTCTTTGGAAAAAGAGGACAAGGCTggagaatgaaaaaagaaagattccACAGAATAGGTCTTGTTAGATCCTTTGTAGTAGGAGCTCCTAATTTACATTTTAGCTTAGGTTGCAGGCttttatcctttctttttcttgtattgCTTATTCTGAAATCAATGATTGCTGAAAATTCTGCTTTTATCTGACTAGTACTTGCTTGTATTTGCCTCttgtccttttttatttttttatttttatttttaacacttGATTCACTTTAAGCGTCAATTTATCCCAGGCATGTGACCTAAGGAATCGAACATAGCCAagattctatttaacacttagtcaTTTTAATAAGATTTAATTTACCCAAGTCATGTGACTCAAGAAGTCGAACATGGTTGGGGTTCTATTTAACTTTAGCCATTTTATTTTCTGTAagagttaatttacccaaggcatgtgatCCGAGCAGTTAAACACAGCCGAGGTTCTACTTAACACTTAGCCATTTTAATAAGAGTTAATTTATCCAAGGCATGTGACTCGAGGAGTTGAACATGATCGatgttctgtttaacatttagccattttgttattttttgtaaGAGTTAGTTTACCTAAGGCATATGACATGAGGAATCGAACATGGCCGAGGTTCTATTCAACACTTAGCCTCTTTAATAAgagttaatttacctaaggcaTGTGACCCAAGGAGTCAAACATGGTCGAGGTTCTATTTAACTTTAGCCATTTTATTTTCTGTAAGAGTTAATTTACTCAAGGCATATGACTTGAGAAGTTGACTATGGCCGGGTTCTGTTCAACACTTAGCCATTTTAATAagagttaatttacccaaggcatgtgacCCGAGGAGTTGAACATGGCCAAGGTTTTGTTTAGCACTTAGTCATTGTAGGATAAAAAGTGCAGATACTAATAAAAGTGAAGCTGtaagagtaaagaaaaaaaaaggaataatttCAGTATCATTCATTAATAGTAATATCTTcgcaggttatttacattccaaggccGTGGGATATcattttcatctaagtcttctagaCAATAGGCACTTATCCCTGCCATTGATGTTATGtggtagggtccttcccagttaggTCTGAGCTTTCCCCACTCTGGATTCATGGTATTCCTTACGACCTTTCTTAGGACCAGGTTTCCTGGTACAAATGCTCTCGTCTTGATGCCCCTATCGTATCCCTATCTAAGCTTCAGTTGGTAATGGGTTAGCTGGACCTTGgcaacttcttttctttcctcaaCCAAATCTAGGCTAGTAGAGAGGAGTTGTTCATTTCCGCTGATATTAAACTGGTTAGGTCTCATTGTCAGGAATCCTGTCTCTAGGGGGATAACTACCTTAGAACCATGTCATCGAAAAAAGGGTTTCACCAGTTGATCTTTTAGGAGTGGGGTGGTATGACCATAATAAATGTGGTAATTCatccacccatcttccctttgctTCGTCCAGCCTCTTTTTGAGCCCATCCACTATCTTcgcaggttatttacattccaaggccATGGGATATCAtttttgtagggacacgattatttagtggcccaagaatgacattgggctcgtaagtaaagggccctaacaatatgatttgtagagagtgggcttgaaaggcaggacCTTAGTCACAGGTCAGCGGTTTGGATTTAGCTTGAATGGCTAAGCATTCCATCGGTATAGGTTGAAGGATTTAGGTCCTCGGATTTCGTCCGAGGAGCCTAGTATCCTTCCCCTTCTCCCATTTTGTAGGATTTTTCCTCTCTCCCCCGGGAGCCCCTTTTCCCTTCGTTCTTTcccccttttatactagtgatCACCTTCCTTTTAGTGTTCACGTGCCAGTTTCACTTTTTGGGGCGCAGACCTGTCCTATCGATCCATACCTCCAGTGGTTAGAGGTAGTTGGgaaagttaaatagcatggtttggagtatgggcctgtcagatgcaGGATTCTGTACTACCAtattggcagctttctcccttgtcctgctcctgtactgagtttgtccttttcttcggGTGTTTTGTAAGGTGTTGAGCATGATGTCGTCCTTGGCGATATCCTTGTGCCTCTTTTGGGCTTTCcttatgcgtcctcggcaagagctctcctcggcttaggccttgggccctaatgtagagtgggcttgggccacgaattctctgaccccacaattttcatctaagtcttctagaCAATAAGCACCTATCCCTGCCATTGATGTTATGTGGTAAAGTCCTTCCCAGTTAGGCCTGAGCTTTCCCCACTATGGATTTATGGTATTCTCTACGACCTTTCTTAGGACCAGGTCTCCTGGTACAAATGCTCTTGTCTTGATGCCCCTGTCGTATCCCTGTCTTAGCTTCTGTTGGTAATGGGTTAGCTGGACCATGgcaacttcttttctttcctcaaCCAAATCTAGGCTAGTAAAGAGGAGTTGTTCATTTCCGCTGATATTAAACTGGTTAGGTATCATTGTCGGGAATCCTGTTTCTAGAGGGATAACTACCTTAGAACCATGTCATTGAAAAAGGGGTTTCTCCAGTTGATCTTTTAGGAGTGGGGTGGTATGACCATAATAAATGTGGTAATTCatccacccatcttccctttgctTCGTTCAACCTCTTTTTGAGCCCATCCATTATGACCTTGTTGGTTGCCTTGGCTTACCCATTGCTTTGAGGATAGGCCAGGgtagaatatctattctttatgCCCTACTCATAGTAATATCTTTAGAAAGCCTTGCTATCGAACTGATGCCCGTTGTTTGAAATCAGAGTTTGTGGAACTCCAAACCTTGTGAGGATATTTTTCCAGACAAGCTTCTTCATGCCTTGATCTTGAATATTAGAGAGAGGCTTAGCCTtgacccattttgtgaagtagtcggGTGCAACGAGGAGCCATCTTCGATTTCTAGTTGCCTTTGGGAAAGGCTCAACTATATCCAAACCCCATTGTGCAAAAGGCCATGAACTAGTAAGTGGATTCAGGACCCCTTCGGGCTGATGAATATTCAGGGCGTATCTTTGGAACCGATCACACTTTTTGGCATAATCTTAAGCGAACCTTTGCATGCTGGGCTACCAATAACCCTGAGTGAGAGCTCTATGAGACAAATACCTCCTACTAGTATGACTGCCATAGATTCCTTCATGGAGTTCTTCTAGTAACGGGTCTACCGCCTCATGATGGACACATAATAAATATGGGTCGGAATACGACCGCTTGTATAACTTCTACTTTTCTGAGAGCCAATATCGTGGTCCTTTCTTTAGATCTTTTTAGCCTCAGTTTTGTCTTTGGGAAATATCCCATCCTTAAAAATGATACCACTTCGTCCATCCAGCTTGGGCCgacatttattttgtttatttcgATAGGGACTTGACCGTTCCAACTAGGCGCTACTAAATCCTCTACTATTATAACTTTTGGCAGGCCTTTTCCTAATGAGGTGGCTAAGGTTGCTAACGAGTCAGCCTGAGCATTTTTATTCTTAGGGACTTGCTTTATAGAAAAAACCTTGAAGCTAGATTTCAGTTGTTCCACTTGGCTTAGGTACCATTGCATCCTTTAGTCTTTGGCTTCAAATTCTCCTTTCACTTGCCCCACGATGAGCCTTGAATTGGAAAAGACCTCCACAGCCCTTCCTCCAAGTTTCTTTATTGCGCTTAAGTGTGCTCGAAGAGCTTCGTATTTTGCCTCGTTATTCGTGGCTGGGAAGCCTAACCTTAGGGATTTCTCCATGGCTATTCGCTCAAGAGATACTAAAACAATCCCAATCCATGATCCTTTCTAGTTAGCAGCCCCATCCACATATAATTCCTGTAATGGTGGATGAGACATTGAAACAAGCGAAAATTCTAGGTAAAATGTCCCCCCTCTCGAACCTATCCTTTTCTGCTCCTTCAGTAAACTTTGCTACCAAGTCAGCCAAAACCTGCACTTTCATAGTTGTATGTGGTAAGTACTTGATGTCAAATGCTTCCAACATGGTTCCCCACTTGGCTACTCTCCCCGTAAAGTCCAACCTCCAAAGTAGGGCTTGTAAAGGGAGTTGGGTGAGGATGACGACTGTATGTGCttaaaaataatgggaaagctTTTTCGTGGCATGTATGATGGCTAAGATGGCTTTCTCCAAGGGCAAATATCGGGTTTCTGCCTCTTGGAGggacttgctcacataatagACCGGCTTTTGCACCCCTACTTCTGTTCAAACCAAGACTAGGTTTATTGCATAGGCCGAAACTGCTATGTATGCATACAAAACCTCCTCCTTCTCAGGTTTGGACAAGATTCGTGGATGGGCCAAGTATCCTTTTAGCTCTTCAAAGGCCTTGTCACACTCCTCGGACCAAGTAAAGTCTTTCCATTTGTGaagtaactaaaaaaatggTCTATAGTGATCAGTTGATCGAGAGATGAATCTGTTCAAGGCCATTGTCATCCTAGTCAGCCTATGTACTTCCTTCGGGTTTCAAGGTGGGTGCAAATCATGATGGCTTTGATTTGATTGGGATTAACCTCTATTTCTCAGCGAATGGTCATGTACCCTAGAAATTTCCCTGATCCTACACCGAAAGAGCATTTTGAAGTGTTTAAGTGCAACTTATGTTTCCTAAGGATTGAGAAAACTTCGTCCAGATCCCTTATTAGATGCTTGGACACCTACTTGCTCTTTACCACCATTTCATCTGTGAAGGCTTCAATGTTCTTGCCTAGCTGAGCTTCAAACATCCCTATCACCATTCTTTGATAGGTGCAGCtagcattcttcaggccaaaaggcatcaGTCGATAGTGGTAGTTTCCAGCAGGGGTTAGAAACGTTGTCTTCTCTTGATTTGTCAATACaagtggtatttgatggtagccttggaaggtgTCTAGaaaactcatccgaggatggccgaACGTTGTGTCTACAAGTTGGTTGATTCTGGGAAATGAGAAGGGGTCTTTGGGGTGTGATTTATTCAAATTGGTAAAATTGACACAAACCCTCCATTTCCCTAACATCTTCTTAACCACTACGGTGCTGGCCAACCACTCAAGATAAGAGACCTCCTTGATTGCTCTAGCTTGCTTTAGCTTATTAAGCTCTTTTTTCACTGCTTCGGCATGCTCTTTAGAGGATTGCCGAGGTTGTCACCTCTTCAGTGTGATGTTGGGTTCATGTCAAGGTGGTGGCATATGAATTCGGAATCTACCCTCAGGGCCTCGTATGTGCTCCAAGCAAAAACATCCAAGTTATTCTTTAGGAAGACCAACTACTCTTCCTTCTCGGCCGGAGGTAGTTGGGTCCCGACCTGAAAAAATCTATCTTCATCCAAACTGAGGACAACATTCTCCAATTCTTCACACTGCAATCCACCTACTGCCATTCTACCAAAGTCCTCTAGTTCTTCAACTGCTAATTGCTATGAAATGTGACTTAGGTCAAGGGGATCCATTTGAGTTGACTGGTGCCTGATTGCAGCAACCATACTCTGTCTGGCCATCATCTAGCACCTTACTAGCTCCCCCACGCGCCCCTTAGTTAGGTACTTCATCTTCATATGCAAGGTGGAAAAGACTGCCCTGATAGAATGAAGCCATGGCCTCGCCAGAATTGTGGTGTAGGGAGAATAAGCGTCAACCACAATGAAATCTACCTCGACAACTTCACTGCCCATTTGTATCGGCAACTTAATTATTCCTTTGGGGATCACAGTTCTCCCATCAAACCCTATTAAGGGGGATTTGTACTTTTTGAGATCCTCGAGATTCAACTTCAATCCCTTATACAAGTTCGGGTATATGATTTTAGCCTTACTTCCTTGATCCACCATTACCCTTCTAACGTCAAGCCCTCTAATTTGGAGGGTAACCAccagagcatcatcatggggcaGGAAGGTCCCAACCTTATTAACATCCGAGAAGCCTAGGATTGACTCTTGCTTGGTCCTAATCCTCTTGGACCCTCCATCCTCTTCTCCAAACTCAGATTGTGGTGAGATTGACATTACCCTGGACGAGGGCCCTGCTTCCTTATCCGGTGTGGCGAAAATGACATGGATGGTTCCCAATGATGGGTGTGGTGCCACCTTCCTCTAGTATCCCTGTCCTGTTTGGTTCCCCTTCCTAGGGGATTTGTTTATGAACTGCTTCAGCTTCCTTGCTTTAACTAACTGTTCTAAATAATCGAGCAAGGTTCTGCAATAATTGGTCATGTGGCCTCGGTCTTGATGATACTGGTAGTATAGGGTTTGATTCCATTTGGTGGGGTTCTCACCCATCTTATTGGGTCATTTGGAGTAgggctcattctttattttttacaagACCCGATGTATGGGTTCCTTAAACACCAAGCTAATCACCAAGATGTTACCTTGGGGAGGTTGATtaaaaaactccctctttggtCGGTTAGAGCCAAATTTTTCAGGCCAAGTATTCCTCCGTTCGAGCGTGAAAACCTTGGCCTTCCCTTTACCCTAAACTTGATCATCCTCGACCTTCTTGTGCTCATCTATGCGATCTGTCAGCTAATGCATGTTTTGAGCAGGTTTCATGGTGAGAGATTTCCTCAAGTTCGAATTTATAGGAAGCCCCACTTTTACATCCTCAAAACCCCCATCAATCTCCTAATACCTATTGGAATAGGTTTTTAAGGTCTCTTCTTCTCGCATTTCCATGGACAACAGAAAGTCAAGAGGCCTAGGAATCTTGCTACAGGTCACGAACCTGGCCCCGAACGCCCTAGTCAGCTCCTCGAAGGACCCTATCGAACCATCCTCCAATGCATCGAACCACCTCATGGCAATGGGGCTGAGGGTTGAAGGGAAAACCTTACATATGAAAGCCTCATTTCTAGGGTGAATGGCCATTCTTTGATTAAAATGGCTCACATGTTCCACTGGGTTGATCCTTCCATGATATATGGTAAACGTTGGTTGGGTAAAACGATGGGGGAGCTTGGCCCTTTCAATGCATAAAGGGTGATCTAGAAATTTGgcgcaaggccctgctcataGCATCATTCCCCATATTTTCAAGGGGTGagtttctatttcttcttctacAATGTCTTTCTCCATCTTTTGTATGATAGGACGTTGTAAAAGATTTATTTGGGGGAGTTCTAGATCTCTGCCTATAACTTTGTTCTTCTTTTGAATCAGAGCTTTGGCTTGACGAAGGTGTTCTATCCTCCCTGACATGTACTCTACGTCAGAGCCATTTACATAGGTGATTAATATCCAACCTAAGGTTTTGCGTCTCTCGTCTGTGCGATACATGACTCCCTAGTCTTGAGTGGCTTTGACTGATGTGGTTCGAGTAGATAGGTTTGACTTTGATACTGGGAGACCAGTCCACCTTTCGATCCCTTCTTCTCTCCAAATTCACAAACTGATCCTGTTAAGAGCCTACAGATTCTTCTCTATCTCCCCTGGAATTTGCCATTTTTACTATCAAGGAATTAACCACAAAGATAGATTAAAGATGACccttcccacaaacggcgccaattgtaagcaGTTTAAACCTaagcccacttagaatagtggATTTAGATTAGAAGGCCCAATACAATTGATCTGTTAGAGGATGGGCTTCCGAGGTCAACTTTGATGTACTAGTATGATTTAATCTTGAGAAGGATGGGAAAAAGTTAGATAATTCAAGTAAGAAGAACAGATTTTCTGGAATTAATACTTCCTCGGGCTAGGTCGAAGAGCAGTTGTTCATATATTGTTCAAGTCTTAATCACAGGATAGTGCTATACAATGTCagtatttcttttcaatttttcatcctcccatTTTGTTGGGGCTTCCCTCCTTTATATAGTCAGCTAAATTgcatcttagccctccacttgtacAGTCATTAGCCTTCCTTTAGATGCTTGTCCTATCAAGATTTTGCTGGAAGTGGTAGAATATGCTGTAAGCTATGAAGGCACTATTCAGAGGTCATTCCATTAATGCGCCCATCTAAGTTGGTGCAGTGCATTGAATGTGGAAGTGATGGTTACTTTGTTTAGATACTTCCCTTCTTCTTTGCTTGCATGTCTCTCACATCGTCTTTGGTATTTTGTTCTTTAGTGCAAGTGGCTTGCTTTACACCTCCTAAGGAGAGTTTGCTCCTCAGCTTGATCCTTGGGCGAATGCTTCTTCGTCCCTTATTCTCGGGTTCTTAGTTATGTGTTAGATCGGGTCCAATGTGAGTACGGGCTTTTATGCCTCCTCGGACTAGGCCCACGAGCtatatttttgtattcaaatctTAACCCTACCACAATTAtttataagaattaaattttgtttcttgatgGACAAAGAATACCTAGTTACCTCTTcaagaaggaaattttcttcatattaaataaaacaattcttCCACACTACGAGAAAATCCTTTCCTTCTACTCtaagaaaacccaaacaaatTAGAATAGAAATTTGAGTCAAACTCTAACAACTATCTTGTCAGTTTTTCTCTAGTGCTAGCCACGCATCATTGAAAAATTTATGACTCACTTTAGGGATGTGCTTTGTTTGGGTGTCTTTctttttgtagcattttttacGGTTTGATTCAAACCATATTTTTTGTGTGGTTTTTGAGGATTTTGCTACTCGGAGTTAATCGTGATAAATTTTATTGCACAAACTTTCCAATGATGTACAGCTCGCACAATTTGAATATTGTTTGGTAGGGTTTCGATCAAACCCTAATTTGGTTTCTATTTTGGAGAGTTTTCACTTCTTTGCGTTATCTAGTTTCTTTTACTTCTAATTTTGGCGATCCAACTATCattttaaaggaaaatgaatCATTTATGTGCTGGCATAATAATCACTTTGATCGAAGGATTGTCAACTTCATATAGAGTTGGTCAAAGTTTAGCCAAACTTGGTGAAACttcatattttctttgaaaCTCTCAAATTTGACTAAATTAGCCAAGTTCCCAAGTGAATGTTTTTAAATGGGTTTTGTGGCCCTAGTTTGTGTCTCAAgtgaaattagggttttcttagtttgagattttttttttccttaattttcatgtaaaaaaaaaatgacttctGGGAAGGCAAAACAGGGTAGCAACATTGATCATTTTTTCCACTGTTGTTAGTAATATAACCATTAAGTGCTAGATTAGTGGTCATATTTTAAGCACTCATCTTGCACTTAATAGTctaaatattaaagaaaatggaCAATAAGGAAAATATGAAttgtcaaaaatataattttgaagcATAAAAGTAATCACATTAAGGTTGGtaagagcttaaaatgttgttttacCAACTCATTCCATAAAAAACACAATACAACAATGTTGctattcttaaaaattttgacagATGAGGTACAGTAAGCTGTGATCTATGGTAGTCTATTGTagctcaaaaaatataaaataaaaaaaaatttataatccttacttcttttcttcaattaaaataacatgtctctctctctctctctctctctctctcttcttcttctttctttttctttcaccggtctctctttcttctttctttcattggactctctctctctcttcttctctctttctcctattctctctctttcttctttcttctcaccagttctctctctttcttcctctttcctgcCCTTTCGCCCCCTGCACTCTCTTGCTTGTCCCTTTCTCTCTCACCTGTTTCTAGTGGGTTCCGATGTTGTGGTTTGGTTTAGGTGTTACATTGTGGGTCATGGTTAGTGTGTGGTGAAGATTTGGTGGTGGTTGAGATTTTGTGATGGTGATGGAAGAGGAAGGTAGCTGGGTTTTGTAATTGTGATGGTGGTTGTTTTGTGATTTGGAAGAGGAAggtggtggttgggttgtggttttttttggttttttttttcttttcttcctgtggtgggttgtggttgcCATAATGGTAGTTGTGGCTAGTGGAGCAgtggtagaggtggttgtggcTAAGTTTCATGATTGTGATGGTGGTTGTTTGGTGATTTGGAAGAGGAAAATGGTGGCtgggttgtggttgttgttattgttgttgttgttgtttttttttttttttttttttttttttccctgtggtgggttttggttgcCATAATGGTGGTTGTGGCTTGTGGAGGTGGCTGTGATCGTTGCTATTGGTTTTTATGgtggttattttttattattattttaataagttgtttatattaCTTTAAATGTAGtggaaaaaaatagaacttttgatATAGGGTATATTGCAAAGTAAgctattaaaatagataaaataggtttttaagttgttaaaagctaaaattttcaaggactttgatgtgaatgctctaaatgATAATATGAAAATAACCCCAAACTTTAAATGCAAAAACTGTACTTTagtcaataaataataatagagagagtgagagagagagattcggTCATATTTAGAAGAAATtgataaataattaatgaagaTTTCACCTATGTTGGAATATTGATTATACTAAATTTAGTTGTATCTTTGGGCTTACAGAGCTGCTTTCTCATGCTAAATATGTTAACCCCGAATTCTGTCTAAGAGTTctttctaataaaataaaaaataaaaaattgtggagAAAGATGGTAGAAATGACAAGAGTTTCTTACATTGTAATACCAATTCACACTTTAGGGACACCAATTTAATGGATATGTTTCCTCtagtttgaatttattttcttgctGTAACAATTTCATGTTTGACTAATCTtatatcaagaaaaatctaTATAGAGTTACAAATTTcgtggaaaagaaagaaagtgctATACATAAAATTAACTTAAAATGAATAGAATAGTAGGATGTGCATTAGTCGGGTTGGgatatttttcaatccaacGCAGTCTTCTTAAGAGAGAAATTTCCAACTCAATCCAATTTATAACAATTTTATATACCAAAATGTTGGGATATTTTTcagaaataataaaacaaactagGCTTTCATTCAACTACTTGAGATTATTATTCTAtaaattgttagaaattctatAATTGAGTTTAATATTTCACACTACAAGAAATCTGGGTTTAGGCAGCATTTTTTTTGCTACATTTCTAAATAGGCTGCTACAGGAGCTCTatcacaacaattttaaaatgctGCTAAAGAATGGACATATAGCGATGTTTTCTGAAAAATGTCACTATATCCCACACAATAGCAGCGGTTTTTAAACGCATCACAAAATATATTACATTTACAAGCACTTTTATGAACTATAGTGATGTATTCTAAAACTGCCataatagaaatttaaaaatgtagCTAATTGTATTTTcctacataaaaaatgaaaatgttatattatttagtCACGTTTTCAAAAACGTCAGTAAAGGTTTTTGAACACCGTTAAAGAGTTATATATGGTGACATTTTTAAAAACGTCACAATTAACAGTGCTATTGCAGAGTTTTTGAAtgtcgcaaaaaaaaaaaaaatttgcgaTAGACCATTTATCTATAGCGacgtttttttgttttgtttttcacaaTGTTTTACAAACGCCGCCTAGACccaatttttttgtagtgtcgATTTTATCAAAACTAAATGTCAagatatcaaaaaatatataaactaagtctaaaaattcaaaataaatcaaacaataaaataatgtatgcatatttttaaaaaaaaactattaatagtATAGGATGAGTCTTGGTTGCTTAGGTTAGAATTTTTTCAACTTAAATCTGCCCAACTTaagcttcaaaaaaaatttacaacctAATCCATCAACCAAAAGAATCATATTAGATCGGGTTGGCTGGGTTAGTAGTTGAATTATTGTTATCTTAAAGTTGACTGAATTTCATGATTTTCCATTATTGTGAAATTGTACGCGACCGAGGCTATGTATGAGTAGTTATTGGTAGAGATGttcaaaataagattttttttctatgtttagTGACCATTTATTATGTAGTGTGCCAATGAACACCCCATTTACACCATTCACTTCTTAATACCTCATTTCCCAATAATGAAATCCTAGAGGGTCTATTCCTTGGAAGATCATGGGCAAATATATCATTTAACTAGAAGATCTTTAAAATGCATAGAAAACCCACTCAAAACCTAGTCTTAAGCATGCATGTGTGGGAAATCAATTTTGCATACATATACTAGAGTTTGTGGAgctttgtttgaaaattttatttcggAAAATGATGCAAAGCTAATTCAACATCGTCTAGAAGCAACCCTgaacccccacttgagcactaTATTAAAGCCCCTCGGAcacacttttcaaaacacactaAAATTACCGCAAAAATGATTCAAAATggagtttttcttcaaaaaaaacttttatttgaaaattttatttggcTAAGACCTCTCCAAGTCTGGGCCTTCTAGTTAAAGTTTACTAATTCTTTGTGGTTGTGTTGGTTTTGCTAGATTAACCAAAGGGAGCAATCAAGaaccaattttaatttttctttgaggttagtcttttttttttttttttttttttttttttttttttaactttgattaaatttatgttcttgttttagttttagttgtTTTCAACTTTCTAGTTTTGTAGTTTAGTTAGTAGTGTCGAAGCATGTTCTTAGAGTAGTGTAATATAGAATTTGGGTTTCTATCTCAGGGTGCATGTGCATCCTTAATTTTGAGTACGTAGCTCGATGAGCCTGCATGCACAGACTTAGTCATGCACACGCAGTCTCACCTAGAAACCTCTATTTAACTAGTTTCTTATGCTTTGATTATTTAAAGCTTGTTTGGTTTGGGGCTAACTCATTACTCAACATCCATCacttaaaactcaaaactcaaactCGTTATCCATTACTCAAAACTCATTACTCACCAAcaacccaaaactca
Coding sequences within:
- the LOC126712256 gene encoding uncharacterized protein LOC126712256 → MSISPQSEFGEEDGGSKRIRTKQESILGFSDVNKVGTFLPHDDALVVTLQIRGLDVRRVMVDQGSKAKIIYPNLYKGLKLNLEDLKKYKSPLIGFDGRTVIPKGIIKLPIQMGSEVVEVDFIVVDAYSPYTTILARPWLHSIRAVFSTLHMKMKYLTKGRVGELQLAVEELEDFGRMAVGGLQCEELENVVLSLDEDRFFQVGTQLPPAEKEE